In one window of Tellurirhabdus rosea DNA:
- a CDS encoding ABC transporter ATP-binding protein yields the protein MTPVLKASGLTKYFYDPEKFQVLKNVSFEAQKGEFLTIVGKSGCGKSTLLYLLSTMDTEYEGTLEIGGDPLTGRSQDYLSRFRNEHLGFVFQFHFLLPEFTALQNVMLPGLKLGRYSRQEVEHRAYEKLRRIGLGDFAQKPSGKLSGGQQQRVAIARALINDPTIVMGDEPTGNLDKTNTQIVFDIFREIAKENHQTIIAVTHDPDFAAGSDRVIEMSDGEIISTHAAGQYVPSGHSS from the coding sequence ATGACTCCGGTATTAAAGGCTTCCGGCCTCACCAAATATTTCTACGACCCCGAAAAGTTTCAGGTGCTGAAGAACGTTTCGTTTGAAGCGCAGAAAGGGGAGTTTCTGACCATTGTGGGCAAGTCGGGCTGCGGCAAATCGACGCTGCTGTACCTGCTTTCGACCATGGACACGGAGTACGAAGGCACGCTCGAAATCGGCGGTGATCCGCTGACGGGCCGCTCGCAGGATTACCTGTCGCGGTTCCGCAACGAGCACCTCGGTTTTGTCTTCCAGTTTCATTTCCTGCTGCCCGAATTTACGGCTTTGCAGAACGTGATGCTGCCGGGGCTGAAGCTGGGCCGGTACTCGCGGCAGGAGGTGGAGCACCGGGCGTACGAGAAACTGCGACGGATCGGACTTGGCGATTTTGCGCAGAAACCTTCGGGAAAGCTCTCGGGCGGACAGCAGCAGCGGGTGGCCATCGCGCGGGCGCTCATCAACGACCCGACCATCGTGATGGGCGACGAACCAACCGGCAACCTCGACAAGACCAACACGCAGATTGTATTCGATATTTTCCGCGAAATTGCAAAAGAGAATCACCAGACCATCATCGCCGTGACTCACGACCCGGACTTTGCGGCGGGCAGCGACCGGGTGATTGAAATGAGCGACGGAGAAATCATCAGCACCCACGCCGCCGGGCAATATGTGCCGTCCGGCCATTCGAGTTAA
- a CDS encoding ferritin-like domain-containing protein, with translation MSNEDINDVLSDLVLINNDRIQGYERAAHDIEDPQLADLFRNLTSLSRRFRSDLADVIVRSHGTVPDTSETSSGSNWHRAWIDIKAFFTGKDRNAILDSCVFGEDAAIAEYEEVLKQEHLPAYIRDTLTHHLSELRQTREQVARMREIS, from the coding sequence ATGTCCAACGAAGACATTAACGACGTCCTGAGTGACCTCGTCCTGATTAACAACGACCGCATCCAGGGCTACGAGCGGGCTGCCCATGACATTGAAGACCCGCAGCTGGCCGACCTCTTCCGCAACCTCACCTCCCTGAGCCGCCGGTTCCGCTCGGACCTGGCCGACGTCATTGTCCGCTCGCACGGCACCGTTCCCGACACCTCCGAAACCAGCTCGGGCAGCAACTGGCACCGCGCCTGGATTGATATCAAGGCCTTTTTTACGGGAAAAGACCGCAACGCCATTCTTGATTCCTGTGTCTTCGGCGAAGACGCCGCCATCGCGGAGTACGAAGAAGTCCTCAAGCAGGAACACCTCCCCGCCTACATCCGCGATACGCTGACCCACCACCTGAGCGAACTCCGCCAAACCCGCGAACAGGTAGCCAGGATGAGGGAAATTAGTTAA
- a CDS encoding ABC transporter permease, whose amino-acid sequence MDFRLTSQIARTHLLARKRQTLVAMLGVTFGIAMFITMISFMQGVNQFLEDSALDASPHVRMYNEVNTQRPTLLDELRPGDGQFNVVYHQKPKDQSAKLKNGLLIARRIEADPQVLGVSPQVSTQVFYNNGPIQISGTVAGVDIEREDRLYDLKPRLKSGSLTALQTNPNGLIMGSVLARKLNVRAGDKVSVTTPTGGTLILRVVGTFSFGIGTVDNIKSYASIATVQEMLGKDKSYITDVHVKMKDPLEALTYSRQLHRLYGYYTEDWATANTAILAGEKIRNVMTFVVSLTLLVVAGFGIYNIMNMNVINKIKDIAILKATGFQGSDIVGIFLLQAIIIGLMGGVLGLLIGFGLSYLLSITPFDAGDFMSLKTFPVLFDPKYYVMGLVFGVTTTVLAGYFPSKKASAVDPVAILRG is encoded by the coding sequence ATGGACTTTCGACTAACCTCCCAGATTGCCCGGACGCACCTGCTGGCCCGAAAGCGCCAGACGCTGGTGGCGATGCTGGGCGTGACCTTCGGGATTGCGATGTTCATTACGATGATCTCGTTCATGCAGGGAGTCAACCAGTTTCTGGAAGACTCGGCGCTGGATGCCAGCCCGCACGTCCGGATGTACAACGAAGTAAACACCCAGCGCCCGACCCTGCTGGATGAACTGCGTCCCGGCGACGGGCAGTTCAACGTCGTGTACCACCAGAAGCCCAAAGACCAGTCGGCGAAGCTCAAGAACGGCCTGCTGATCGCCCGGCGGATTGAAGCGGACCCGCAGGTGCTGGGCGTTTCGCCGCAGGTCAGCACGCAGGTTTTCTACAACAACGGTCCGATTCAGATTTCGGGCACCGTGGCGGGAGTGGACATCGAGCGGGAAGACCGGCTGTACGACCTCAAACCCCGCCTCAAGTCCGGCAGCCTCACCGCGCTGCAAACCAATCCCAACGGCCTCATCATGGGCAGCGTCCTGGCCCGGAAGCTGAACGTCCGGGCGGGCGACAAGGTGAGCGTAACAACCCCGACGGGCGGGACACTGATTCTGCGCGTGGTCGGAACGTTCAGTTTCGGAATCGGCACCGTCGATAACATCAAAAGCTACGCCAGCATCGCCACCGTTCAGGAGATGCTCGGCAAAGACAAAAGCTACATCACCGACGTGCACGTCAAGATGAAAGACCCGCTGGAGGCGCTGACTTACAGCCGGCAGCTGCACCGGTTGTACGGGTACTACACCGAAGACTGGGCGACGGCCAACACGGCCATTCTGGCGGGCGAAAAAATCCGGAACGTGATGACATTTGTGGTTTCGCTGACCTTGCTCGTGGTGGCCGGGTTCGGGATTTATAACATCATGAACATGAACGTCATCAACAAGATCAAGGACATCGCGATTCTGAAAGCCACGGGTTTTCAGGGAAGTGATATTGTCGGCATCTTTCTGCTGCAGGCGATCATCATCGGACTCATGGGTGGGGTGCTGGGCCTGCTGATTGGCTTCGGACTGAGTTATCTGCTGTCCATCACGCCGTTCGATGCCGGGGATTTTATGAGCCTGAAGACGTTCCCAGTCCTGTTTGATCCGAAATACTACGTCATGGGGCTGGTGTTCGGCGTGACGACCACCGTGCTGGCGGGCTATTTTCCGTCCAAAAAAGCGTCGGCTGTCGATCCGGTGGCGATTCTGCGGGGGTAA
- a CDS encoding sensor histidine kinase, protein MKAFWTLRNKIFLAVFLTFSFGLVIVREVALPEVDWGWHLLDFTATTGMILVGWGVTEVIHRTLNRWLPLEKHLWWRLFIQISVSKVFATILFGLGNLIVLPLLPGIEAHLTRPTLVLLVLVVLFAIFLINAALIAEHFLIRWKEDAVRAARLEQEKAQVQFDNLKNQLNPHFLFNSLSSLDGLIHENPELASQFLRQLSKVFRYVLQHKDKDLVSLSTELDFVKNYIFLLKTRFNGSLQIEVNITDEDADKQIVPLTIQSLVENALKHNTANAAHPLHIRVYTADHHLTVENGLQQKQNVETSNQQGLKNLKALYQFLTREPIRVGEREGKFVVSVPLVNGKALPDGTP, encoded by the coding sequence ATGAAAGCGTTCTGGACCCTTCGCAACAAGATTTTTCTGGCGGTCTTTCTGACCTTCTCCTTCGGGCTGGTGATCGTCCGCGAAGTGGCCCTGCCGGAGGTAGACTGGGGCTGGCACCTCCTTGATTTCACGGCCACCACCGGCATGATCCTGGTCGGATGGGGCGTGACGGAAGTTATTCATCGCACCCTGAACCGGTGGCTGCCACTGGAAAAACACCTTTGGTGGCGGCTGTTTATTCAGATTTCTGTCAGTAAAGTGTTTGCGACGATTCTGTTCGGACTCGGCAATCTGATTGTGTTGCCCCTTCTTCCGGGCATTGAGGCCCATCTGACCCGTCCGACGCTGGTGCTGCTGGTCCTGGTGGTTCTGTTTGCCATTTTTCTGATCAATGCCGCCCTGATTGCCGAGCACTTCCTGATCCGCTGGAAAGAGGATGCCGTGCGGGCCGCCCGGCTGGAGCAGGAAAAGGCGCAGGTGCAGTTTGATAACCTCAAAAACCAGCTGAATCCGCATTTTCTGTTCAACAGCCTGTCGTCCCTCGACGGGCTGATTCATGAAAATCCGGAGCTGGCTTCGCAGTTTCTGCGGCAGTTGTCCAAGGTGTTCCGGTACGTGCTGCAACACAAGGACAAAGACCTCGTCAGCCTCAGTACGGAACTGGACTTTGTCAAAAACTACATTTTTCTGCTGAAAACCCGCTTCAACGGGTCGCTCCAGATTGAGGTGAACATCACGGATGAAGACGCCGACAAACAGATTGTTCCGCTCACGATTCAGAGTCTGGTGGAGAATGCGCTCAAACACAACACCGCCAATGCCGCCCATCCGCTGCATATTCGGGTGTATACGGCCGATCACCATCTGACGGTTGAAAATGGCCTCCAGCAGAAGCAGAACGTGGAAACCTCTAACCAGCAGGGCCTGAAAAATCTGAAAGCACTCTACCAATTTCTGACAAGGGAACCGATCCGGGTCGGGGAACGGGAAGGCAAATTCGTTGTGTCCGTGCCACTGGTCAACGGAAAAGCCCTGCCCGACGGCACGCCTTGA